The following is a genomic window from Balneolaceae bacterium.
GCACACCAATCGCATCGCGGTGATGGACCGGCGGGGACGCGTGCGCTTCGAATATCCCGGCAGCGTGGTACCCCCCCAAAACGTCATCGAAGACATCAATAAACTGCGCTGACCGACGCCATGAACACCCTGCGCACCATGCTGTCGCTCATCTTGCTTGCGGTCCTGCCGGCCGCCTGCGGCTCGCCCGACAGGGGTGAAACCGGAGAGGGCACAAGCAGAGAACTGCCCGAAGGACAGATCAGCGTCACCGGGGCCTGGGCGCGTCCTGCCGCACAGGGCATGACGGGCGGGGCCTACCTCACGCTGCACAACCGCACGGCCGCAGACGACACCCTCACCGGCGCCTCTGCCTCTGCCGCTTCCCGGGCCGACCTGCACCGCTCCGTCAACAACGGGAGCCTCAGTGGAATGCGACCCGCCGGACCCCTTGCGATTCCGGCCGGCGACAGCCTCCCGCTGGCACCCGGCGGCTACCATCTGATGTTTATGCGCATGGAGCGCAGCACGGAGCCGGGAGACACCCTTGGGCTGGAACTTCACTTCGCGAGCGGCGACACCCTCCTGGTGCGCCTGCCCGTAAAGCTGAGCGGGGACTCCTGAGCGGCCAGCCTCCCCTTCAGCCTAGTTGAAACGAAGTACGTCGGCCTCCGAGCCGCTGGGAAAGGAAATGCCCAGCATGGCCGAGACGGTAGGTGCCAGCTGGGATATGCTCACCTTGCGCCAGGTGGCGCCCTGCGGCACGCCGGGTCCCATAAAGATCAGGGGCACATGCGTGTCGTAGTTCCAGGGCGAGCCATGCGAGGTTCCGGTGGGATAGCCTGAGTCGAGCCATCCGGGCGCCAGCTGCAGGAAGACGTCGCCGGAGCGGTCGTGATAGAAACCCCGCTGGAACATGGCCTGCACGCCCCCGGTGTAGGAGCGGCGCAGGAAATTGTATGCGGTGTTGGTGGCCTGCACTCCCTCGTATCGCAGCAGGAAGTCGGCGGCGCTCCGCTGCATGCTTTCCAGATCGATTCCCCGCTGCGCGACGAGCGCGCGGTCAAGATAGACCTGCTGGTTGGTGTAGGACTCGATCCAGTCGCCCTCCCCGTAGGTCTCCTCGAGGTGGTTACGCAGGCCGGTCAATGCGGCCTCCCGGTCGAAGCTCCCCCCCGGCAGGCCCCTGTCCACCAGCTCGGCGGGCACGTCCACCACCCCGTGGTCAGAGGTAAAAAAGACCATGTAGTTTCCCTCTCCCACCTGGCGATCCAGGAAATCGAAAAGGGCGGCCATTTCGCGGTCCAGCTTCAGGTAGGTGTCGGCCAGCTCCAGGGAACGCGGACCGAACTGGTGTCCCACGTAGTCGGTGGAGGAGAAACTGACGCCCAGGAAGTCGGTGACGGCGTCAGCGCCCAGGTTCTCCTCCGTCACAGCGTGCTCGGCCAGCGTACGCACAAGGGTGTTGCCAAAGGGCGAGGTGCGGATGCGGGCGGGGTCGCCACCCATGGCGTGCGGGAAAACCGGCCGCTCCTCTCCGTCGAAGGTACCCTCGTAGGGGGTGTCGTCAGGGTTGGCGGCCGCGTAACGATCAGCCGGCATCGCGAGGGTCCACGTGCTGTCGGAGAAACGGCGAGCGAGACCCTGTTCGTTAAAGTTCTCCACCCAGTCCGGCAGGGCGTCCATGTACCAGGAGCTGCTGATAAAACGGCCGCTGTCGGAATCGTACCAGTAGGCCGCGTCGCCCACGTGTCCCGCGGGAATAACCGCCCCGCGGTCCTTGATGGAGACCGCCACCACGTTGGAGGCGGGATCGGCCGATTTTATCTCGTCGGCCAGGGTTGTGGCGCGCAGGTTACGCGGCGACATCTGTCCCACGCTTCCCACGGAGCCCACGGCGGACACCGAGGTGTCTTCCACCACGTACATCGAACGTCCCAGCTTCCGGTCGTACCATGCGTTGCCCACGATGCCATGCACGGAGGGCGTGGCGCCGGTAAAGACCGAGGCATGACCGGGTCCGGTATAGGTAGGAAAATAGTTGAAATGGGCGTTGTCAAAGCTGAAGCCCTGCCGTGTCAGGCGGCGGAAGCCGTCTTCCCCGTAGAGTTCGCGGTAGCGTTGCAGGTACTCATAGCGCATCTGGTCTACCACGATGCCCACCACCAGGCGGGGCCCGGCCTCCTCCACGGCGGGAGAGGCTTCAGACTGCGCACCGGCGGGATTGGGCGCAAGGGTCAGACAGAGAGCAAAGGCGAGCAGGGGCGTCAGGAAAAGGCTGCGTCTAAACATGGTACGGTCGATGTAGGGTTCGCTTAGGTTTGTGTAAACATAGTAATAATTACGCGGAGGAGCGGTAAAGAAATCGTTACCATCCGACGCTTCGGGCCCGAAAAAAAATTGGGCTTGCCCCTTGCATCGAACCGTCGGAGACCCTACATTTAATCGTATATTTACGATATACGATTTTGTCACAGGGCAACGCGACCCCAAAATTCAAAACGTACACAACATAACGCTTTATTCCCTACCGCCATGAACACCAAAACCAAGACCCCCGAAGAACTGAAACAGGCCGTCAAGGAAAAATATGCGCAAATAAGCCGGCAGTCGCGCGAAAAGAACACTGCCTCCTGCTGCGGGGCGGGCTGCGGATGCCGTCCCGGCGCAGAGACCGAGTCCGCTCCCGAAACGGTGGAGTATTCCGTCTTCGCCGACTCCTACGAAGACCTGAAGGGCTATAACCGCGAGGCCGACCTGGGACTGGGATGCGGGCTCCCCACCGAATACGCCCGCATCTCCGAAGGCGACACCGTGGTGGACCTGGGCTCCGGGGCGGGCAACGACTGCTTCGTCGCCCGCTCAGTGACGGGCGAAAGCGGGCTCGTCGTGGGCCTGGACATGGTGGAAGAGATGGTCGAAAAGGCCCACGCCAACGCCGAAAAGCTGGGATACGACAACGTGGAATTTGTGCTGGGTGACATCGAGGCGATGCCCCTGGAGGATGGCATGGCCGACGTGGTGGTCAGCAACTGTGTACTCAACCTGGTACCCGACAAGCGAAAGGCCTTTGCTGAGACCTTCCGCATTCTGCGCGGAGGGGGACACTTCAGCATTTCCGACGTGGTGACCCGGGGCGAGCTGCCCGTCGCCCTTCAGCAGGACGCGGAGATGTATGCCGGCTGCGTATCAGGCGCTATCGACATCGATGAATATCTCGGCATCGTCCGCGAGACCGGCTTCCGCCACCTCGCCGTTCAGAAGGAGAAGGAGATTACCCTTCCCGACGAGATCCTGCGCAACTACTTCGGCCGGCAGGAGCTGGCGGACTTCCGCAATTCCGGCACCGGCATCTACAGCATTACCCTCTATGCAGAAAAACCTGAAGCATGAAATCGCCCTCTTCAGCGACATACGCACCTGCCGGGCCGGGCTGACTGCAGCCTGCTCGGCATGGTGCAGCGGGCCGATGCCCTTCTATTGCTTATTTTTACATCTGAATTCTTGCAATGAGGCCGGGGACGGATTATATATACTTAAGATGTTGATTCTACTTGGGTGATGCTCGTGCTCGAATACCAATTCAAATTGCCGGATTATGAACAGAACAATGATCGTTTCCTTTGGTACCCTGCTGGTCCTGATGCTCTGTGCCTGCAGCGGGGAACAGCAGCCGGAACAGACCGTTCCTTCCTATTCGGCAAACACCATCGCCGACATACAGGAGTGGCAGGTTCCCTGGGAGGACAGCCGTCCCCGGGACCCCTACGTGGCTCCGGACGGTGACGTCTGGTTCGTGGGTCAGCGGGGTGACTACATCGCCGAATTCAATCCCGACAATCAGCAGTTCCGCCGCATCGACCTGCCGGAGGGCGCCGGTCCCCATAATTGCATCGTGGATGACGAGGGCTTTATCTGGTACGCCGGCAACCGGGCCGCGCACATTGGACGCGTGAACCCGGAAAACGGGGAAATCGAGCAGATTCCCATGCCCGACGACCAGGCCCGCGATCCCCACACGCTGGTTTTCGACCGGAACGGAGACATCTGGTTCACCGTGCAGGGCGGCAATTTCGTGGGCAAGCTGACCGTGGCTGACCGCAGCGTGGAGCTCATCGAGGTACCTACCGAGCGGGCGCGGCCCTACGGCATCGTGGTGGACGAGGACAACCGCCCGTGGATCGCCCTTTTTGGCACCAACAAACTGGCCACCGTGGATCCCGAAACGATGGAGCTTACCGAAATTTCCCTGGAGCGAGAGGATGCGCGTCCCCGGCGCATCGAATGGACCTCCGACGGGCGCGTCTGGTATGCGGACTACGCGCAGGGCTACCTGGGCGCGTACAACCCAGCTGACCAGAGCTTCAGCGAATGGGTGATGCCCGACAGCGCCGACGCCAATCCCTACGCCATGGTTTCCGACGACCAGGACAACCTCTGGATGGTGGAGACCGGCGTGGAACCCAACATTTTCCTGGGCTTCCATCCCGAGTCGGGCGTGTTCCACAGCCAGGAACCCATCGAAAGCGGAGGCGGCACCGTTCGCCACATGTTCTATCACCAGCCCACCAACTCCATCTGGTTCGGCACCGATACCAATTACCTGGGACAGACTACACTCGAGCAGTAGGTTGCGCGGCTCCCTGCGGAACATAGGACTCTGCCTGCTGGCACCTTTCGCGGTACTATGGGCGGTTCCCGAAGCGCCGCCGAAGCACGCCGATCTACTCGCGGAACCGGTCCACGCCCCCTTCCCGGAGCAGCTCACCGGGGCCTTTACCGGCGACTTCGGCGAGGATACCTGTCGGAGCTGCCACTTTGACTACCCGCTGAATCCCGAGGGGGGCTCCCTGGAGCTGAAAGGCATACCCGAACGCTTCGCGCCCGGCCAAACCTATACCCTGCACATCATTCTGCGCCGGGAGAATCTGCGCCTGGGCGGCTTCCAGCTGACGGCACGCCATTCCGACAGCAGCCAGGCGGGACGCTTCTCGGTGGATTCCCCCTCCCTGCAGTTCACCAGGGGTCTTGGCGGTGTAAACTACGTGCAGCACACCCCCTCCTCCACCGAGCCGG
Proteins encoded in this region:
- the pafA gene encoding alkaline phosphatase PafA, translating into MFRRSLFLTPLLAFALCLTLAPNPAGAQSEASPAVEEAGPRLVVGIVVDQMRYEYLQRYRELYGEDGFRRLTRQGFSFDNAHFNYFPTYTGPGHASVFTGATPSVHGIVGNAWYDRKLGRSMYVVEDTSVSAVGSVGSVGQMSPRNLRATTLADEIKSADPASNVVAVSIKDRGAVIPAGHVGDAAYWYDSDSGRFISSSWYMDALPDWVENFNEQGLARRFSDSTWTLAMPADRYAAANPDDTPYEGTFDGEERPVFPHAMGGDPARIRTSPFGNTLVRTLAEHAVTEENLGADAVTDFLGVSFSSTDYVGHQFGPRSLELADTYLKLDREMAALFDFLDRQVGEGNYMVFFTSDHGVVDVPAELVDRGLPGGSFDREAALTGLRNHLEETYGEGDWIESYTNQQVYLDRALVAQRGIDLESMQRSAADFLLRYEGVQATNTAYNFLRRSYTGGVQAMFQRGFYHDRSGDVFLQLAPGWLDSGYPTGTSHGSPWNYDTHVPLIFMGPGVPQGATWRKVSISQLAPTVSAMLGISFPSGSEADVLRFN
- the arsM gene encoding arsenite methyltransferase, which translates into the protein MNTKTKTPEELKQAVKEKYAQISRQSREKNTASCCGAGCGCRPGAETESAPETVEYSVFADSYEDLKGYNREADLGLGCGLPTEYARISEGDTVVDLGSGAGNDCFVARSVTGESGLVVGLDMVEEMVEKAHANAEKLGYDNVEFVLGDIEAMPLEDGMADVVVSNCVLNLVPDKRKAFAETFRILRGGGHFSISDVVTRGELPVALQQDAEMYAGCVSGAIDIDEYLGIVRETGFRHLAVQKEKEITLPDEILRNYFGRQELADFRNSGTGIYSITLYAEKPEA
- a CDS encoding choice-of-anchor V domain-containing protein, whose amino-acid sequence is MRGSLRNIGLCLLAPFAVLWAVPEAPPKHADLLAEPVHAPFPEQLTGAFTGDFGEDTCRSCHFDYPLNPEGGSLELKGIPERFAPGQTYTLHIILRRENLRLGGFQLTARHSDSSQAGRFSVDSPSLQFTRGLGGVNYVQHTPSSTEPAEEGLIRWEVPWTAPASGEVRFSLAANAGNGDASAFGDYIFSLSRSVAPDE
- a CDS encoding copper chaperone PCu(A)C — encoded protein: MNTLRTMLSLILLAVLPAACGSPDRGETGEGTSRELPEGQISVTGAWARPAAQGMTGGAYLTLHNRTAADDTLTGASASAASRADLHRSVNNGSLSGMRPAGPLAIPAGDSLPLAPGGYHLMFMRMERSTEPGDTLGLELHFASGDTLLVRLPVKLSGDS